A section of the Ruania halotolerans genome encodes:
- a CDS encoding YqeB family protein — protein sequence MDATQLRQPRIIPIGFGIAVLVPGVGLGFGGPALAAWLVDLLDRSPLPSPGVLQVIAGLPWSWSIPIGVALGAIGAAFLASTIVHESLRLSVASDRLEYRQEDQDGWIDRTDVATVYPEGSNVVVLDASGRMRARLNADGLNREAVQSALREHGYPWRDQDPFEADYQRWADGKPGFTTAEHRLIRQWREKRRKNTDRMEAEEALRESNLVVRWCQDSVEVRRAGESDHGTDSRPATS from the coding sequence ATGGACGCTACGCAGCTACGGCAGCCTCGAATCATCCCGATCGGGTTCGGGATCGCGGTCCTGGTCCCTGGGGTTGGACTCGGGTTCGGCGGTCCGGCCCTCGCCGCATGGCTGGTCGACCTACTCGACAGGTCACCGCTCCCGTCGCCCGGTGTGCTGCAGGTGATCGCCGGGCTGCCGTGGTCGTGGTCGATCCCGATCGGTGTGGCGCTCGGGGCGATCGGAGCGGCCTTTCTCGCGTCCACTATCGTGCACGAGAGTCTGCGCCTGAGTGTGGCGAGCGATCGCCTCGAGTATCGCCAGGAGGACCAGGATGGGTGGATCGACCGCACCGATGTGGCAACGGTTTACCCCGAGGGGAGCAACGTCGTCGTGCTCGATGCATCCGGGCGGATGCGGGCGCGACTCAATGCTGACGGGCTGAATCGCGAGGCAGTCCAGAGCGCGCTGCGCGAGCACGGCTACCCCTGGCGTGATCAGGACCCGTTCGAGGCCGACTATCAGCGGTGGGCGGACGGCAAGCCCGGCTTCACCACGGCCGAGCACCGCCTCATCAGGCAGTGGCGGGAGAAGCGGCGCAAGAACACCGACCGCATGGAGGCCGAAGAGGCGCTGCGCGAATCGAACCTTGTGGTCCGTTGGTGCCAGGACAGCGTGGAGGTTCGTCGAGCGGGAGAGTCGGACCATGGCACGGACAGTCGACCCGCAACGTCATGA
- a CDS encoding TetR/AcrR family transcriptional regulator, with protein MARTVDPQRHEARRLQIIDAAITVIAARGYERATTAAICREARIGSGTFFHYFPTKAELLVAILRLGTTEAEDLRTRLNEQDDPVVALDLVVEQAITDAEDPRVAGFVRAVATVMSEPAIAAALEAEEQAQRGILVECIVRAQQSGQVRTDLSADRLASWLRLLLDGFLEQIATAPAFTAQREGPVLREAVRAVLTGPTSVRGT; from the coding sequence ATGGCACGGACAGTCGACCCGCAACGTCATGAGGCGCGGCGGCTGCAGATCATCGACGCCGCCATCACTGTCATCGCTGCCCGAGGATATGAGCGCGCCACCACGGCGGCGATCTGCCGCGAAGCTCGAATCGGATCGGGGACGTTCTTCCACTACTTCCCCACCAAGGCTGAGTTGCTCGTGGCGATTCTGCGTCTCGGCACCACCGAGGCGGAGGATCTGCGCACGCGCCTCAACGAGCAGGACGATCCCGTGGTCGCGTTGGATCTCGTTGTCGAGCAGGCGATCACCGATGCCGAGGATCCGCGGGTGGCGGGTTTCGTGCGCGCTGTGGCCACGGTGATGTCCGAACCCGCGATTGCTGCCGCACTCGAAGCCGAGGAGCAGGCACAGCGGGGGATCCTGGTGGAGTGCATCGTCCGTGCGCAGCAGTCTGGTCAGGTGCGCACCGATCTGTCCGCCGACCGGCTGGCCTCCTGGCTACGGCTGTTGCTGGACGGCTTCCTCGAACAGATCGCCACCGCCCCCGCGTTCACCGCACAGCGTGAAGGTCCGGTGCTACGGGAGGCGGTGCGGGCCGTGCTGACCGGACCGACGAGTGTGCGTGGGACCTGA
- a CDS encoding ice-binding family protein → MVIGILAVISALVLASIALTPLPASAATPAVGVGTAQSYSVLGGQTVTNTGPTTLGADLGVSPGTAITGFPPGTLGGTVHAGDAPAAQAQSDLVIAYDDAAGRAPTASVSGDLVGQTLTDGVYNSSGPLELSGTLTLDAQGDPNSVFIFQVASTLITATSSDVALINGAQACNVFWQVGSSATLGTGSTFIGTIMALTSISVTTGTVVEGRALARNGQVSLDTNVFTTPGCDTDPTETPTEEPSESPTGEPTGTPTEPPTDGPTDTPTDGPTGTPTGDSTVDTTGASNGDTTDDVTGDMTGDTTGDATDGPDDGGADSSADGGPDARAAGEADGSDASQGADSELSQTGLGPWASALLGVSGLLLLVGLAALVHRRRMLQ, encoded by the coding sequence ATGGTCATCGGTATCCTCGCGGTCATTTCCGCGCTCGTGCTGGCGAGCATCGCTCTGACTCCGCTACCCGCCTCGGCCGCCACGCCGGCTGTGGGAGTCGGCACCGCCCAGAGCTATTCAGTACTCGGCGGCCAGACGGTGACCAATACCGGCCCGACCACGCTGGGTGCTGATCTTGGCGTCAGTCCGGGCACTGCAATCACGGGATTTCCGCCCGGCACGCTTGGCGGAACAGTGCACGCCGGTGATGCGCCCGCCGCCCAAGCCCAGTCGGACTTGGTGATCGCGTACGACGACGCAGCGGGCCGCGCCCCCACGGCCTCGGTCAGCGGGGACCTCGTCGGGCAGACACTCACCGACGGCGTCTACAACTCCAGCGGTCCCCTGGAACTCAGTGGGACGCTGACGCTGGACGCTCAAGGTGACCCGAACTCGGTCTTCATTTTCCAGGTCGCTTCCACATTAATCACCGCAACGTCCAGCGATGTTGCACTGATTAATGGCGCCCAGGCGTGCAACGTGTTCTGGCAGGTGGGTAGCTCAGCGACGCTGGGTACCGGCTCAACCTTCATCGGAACAATCATGGCGTTGACATCGATCTCCGTCACCACCGGAACGGTCGTTGAGGGCCGGGCACTGGCTCGCAACGGTCAGGTCTCCCTGGACACCAACGTGTTCACCACGCCTGGCTGTGACACAGATCCGACAGAGACTCCCACCGAAGAGCCGAGCGAGAGCCCCACGGGCGAACCGACCGGCACACCGACCGAACCCCCCACCGACGGCCCGACGGACACGCCGACCGACGGACCAACGGGCACCCCCACGGGCGACTCGACCGTGGACACGACGGGTGCCTCGAACGGTGACACGACCGACGACGTGACCGGCGACATGACCGGTGACACGACCGGTGACGCAACGGACGGCCCAGATGACGGCGGAGCGGATTCGTCGGCAGACGGTGGGCCCGATGCTCGGGCGGCCGGCGAGGCGGATGGGTCCGATGCGAGCCAGGGCGCGGATTCGGAGCTGTCCCAGACGGGGCTCGGTCCGTGGGCCAGCGCGCTACTCGGTGTCAGCGGGCTGCTCCTTCTCGTCGGCCTGGCGGCCCTCGTGCACCGCAGGCGCATGCTGCAGTAG